A genomic segment from Dasypus novemcinctus isolate mDasNov1 chromosome X, mDasNov1.1.hap2, whole genome shotgun sequence encodes:
- the LOC101437317 gene encoding ATP-dependent RNA helicase DDX3X-like, whose product MSHVAVENALGLDQQFAGLDLNSSDNQSGGSTASKGRYIPPHLRNREAAKGFCDKDSSGWSSSKDKDAYSSFGTRSDTRGKSSFFNDRGSGSRGRFDDRGRSDYDGIGSRGDRSGFGKFERGGNSRWCDKSDEDDWSKPLPPSERLEQELFSGGNTGINFEKYDDIPVEATGNNCPPHIESFSDVEMGEIFMGNIELTRYTRPTPVQKHAIPIIKEKRDLMACAQTGSGKTAAFLLPILSQIYSDGPGDALRAMKENGRYGRCKQYPISLVLASTRELAVQIYEEARKFSYRSRVRPCVVYGGADIGQQIRDLERGCHLLVATTGCLVDMMKRGKIGLDFCKYLVLDEADRMLDRGFEPQIRRIVEQDTMPPKGVHHTMMFSATFPKEIQMLARDFLDEYIFLAVGRVGSTSENITQRVVWVEESDKRSFLLDLLNATGKDSLTLVFMETKKGADSLEDFLYHEGYACTSIHGDRSQRDREEALHQFRSGKSPILVATAVAARGLDISNVKRVINFDLPSDIEEYVHRIGHTGRVGNLGLATSFFNERNINITKDLLDLLVEAKQEVPSWLENMAYEHHYKGSSRGRSKSSRFSGGFGARDYRQSSGASSSSFSSSRASSSRSGGGGHGSNRGFGGGGYGSFYNSDGYGGNYNSQGVDWWGN is encoded by the coding sequence ATGAGTCATGTGGCGGTGGAAAATGCGCTCGGGCTGGACCAGCAGTTTGCTGGCCTAGACCTGAACTCTTCAGATAATCAGAGTGGAGGAAGTACAGCCAGCAAAGGACGCTACATTCCTCCTCACTTAAGGAACAGAGAAGCTGCTAAAGGATTCTGTGATAAAGACAGTTCAGGGTGGAGTTCCAGCAAAGATAAGGATGCATACAGCAGTTTCGGGACTCGTAGTGATACAAGAGGGAAGTCTAGTTTCTTCAATGATCGTGGAAGTGGATCAAGGGGAAGGTTTGATGATCGTGGACGGAGTGACTATGATGGCATTGGCAGTCGTGGTGACAGAAGTGGTTTTGGCAAATTTGAACGTGGTGGAAACAGCCGCTGGTGTGACAAATCAGATGAAGATGATTGGTCAAAACCACTTCCACCAAGTGAACGCTTGGAGCAGGAACTTTTTTCTGGAGGCAACACTGGGATTAACTTTGAGAAGTATGATGATATTCCTGTTGAGGCAACAGGAAATAACTGTCCTCCACATATTGAAAGTTTCAGCGATGTTGAGATGGGAGAAATTTTCATGGGAAACATTGAGCTTACTCGTTATACTCGCCCAACTCCAGTGCAAAAGCATGCTATTCCTAttatcaaagaaaaaagagacttgATGGCTTGTGCCCAAACAGGATCTGGAAAAACTGCAGCATTTCTCTTGCCCATCTTGAGTCAGATTTACTCAGATGGTCCAGGTGATGCTTTGAGGGCCATGaaggaaaatggaagatatgggcGCTGCAAACAATACCCAATCTCTTTGGTGTTGGCATCAACAAGAGAATTGGCAGTGCAGATCTATGAGGAAGCCAGGAAATTCTCATACCGATCTCGAGTTCGTCCTTGCGTGGTGTATGGTGGTGCTGATATTGGCCAGCAGATTCGGGACTTAGAACGTGGATGTCACTTGTTAGTAGCCACTACAGGATGTCTAGTGGATATGATGAAAAGAGGGAAGATTGGATTAGACTTTTGCAAATACTTGGTGTTGGATGAAGCTGATCGGATGTTGGATagggggtttgaacctcagataCGTCGAATAGTTGAACAAGATACTATGCCACCAAAGGGAGTTCACCACACCATGATGTTTAGTGCTACTTTCCCTAAGGAAATACAGATGCTTGCACGTGACTTCTTGGATGAATATATCTTTCTGGCTGTAGGAAGAGTAGGCTCTACCTCTGAGAACATCACACAGAGAGTAGTGTGGGTGGAAGAGTCAGACAAACGGTCATTTCTACTTGACCTCCTAAATGCAACAGGCAAAGATTCACTGACTTTAGTGTTCATGGAGACCAAAAAGGGTGCAGATTCTCTTGAGGATTTCTTGTACCATGAAGGATATGCTTGTACCAGTATCCATGGAGACCGATCTCAGCGAGATAGAGAAGAGGCCCTACACCAGTTCCGCTCAGGAAAAAGCCCAATTTTAGTGGCTACAGCAGTGGCAGCAAGAGGACTAGACATTTCAAATGTGAAACGTGTTATAAATTTTGACTTGCCAAGTGATATTGAAGAATATGTACATCGCATTGGTCATACAGGACGTGTAGGAAACCTTGGCCTTGCCACCTCGTTCTTTAATGAGAGGAACATAAATATCACCAAGGATTTGTTGGATCTTCTTGTTGAAGCTAAACAAGAAGTGCCGTCTTGGTTAGAAAATATGGCTTACGAACACCACTACAAGGGTAGCAGTCGTGGACGTTCTAAGAGTAGTAGATTCAGTGGAGGATTTGGTGCCAGAGACTATCGACAAAGTAGTGGTGCTAGCAGTTCTAGCTTTAGTAGCAGCCGTGCAAGCAGCAGTCGCAGTGGTGGAGGTGGTCACGGCAGCAATAGAGGATTTGGTGGAGGTGGCTATGGAAGTTTTTACAACAGTGATGGATATGGAGGAAATTACAACTCCCAGGGGGTTGACTGGTGGGGCAACTGA